In a genomic window of Blattabacterium cuenoti:
- a CDS encoding LptA/OstA family protein — MKHKFLIFIFFFYLSLNKTSSNELIKNIQIVHADLIQNNKHNQDFILTGDVHLKYGNYHLFCDKIIYNKKNNQYHGYGNVRLLSGKNKITSHNIEGNFYNFQLSGKVFLYKEKMKLTADIINYNFYKQLFQAIGNVTLFFDKIKLKTSILEYNFILNQIFYKKKSVIYYGDYIISSKEGLFYITKKKVELKHEIKLISKNYTVYANTLEYLFEKKKVNFRNTVIIIQNKNLNNFIYAKKAFFFFQEKMFFFENYISIHYNDQIFRGENLIFDQKKKCGFIKNILLEDLKKKFFLISGHGKFDFYSGILVLEKNPKIIKISKNDFIFVFSKILKISIKKNYEYSIQAFSVKSFFLNESIQGKCDLFNYESLNNYIQFSGTPIFWFQNKQITGKVIYIYSKNENYLDYIIIKNALYTEKINSKEFNQIEGNIITGFFNKGNLLKKVVIKGNINSIIFLYYQGKKIIHRLSCRVLSVFLDSNKKIRKILCEKETHSELIPIHKKTPNPKELLYLPKFSWKKKDKPEQNKKLFIKEIDKYKKESLLEKEEIKTMIKNK, encoded by the coding sequence TCATTTAAAATATGGAAATTATCATCTTTTTTGTGATAAAATTATATACAATAAAAAAAATAATCAATATCATGGATACGGAAATGTGAGGTTGTTATCTGGAAAAAATAAAATAACATCTCATAATATAGAAGGAAATTTTTATAATTTTCAATTATCAGGTAAAGTATTTCTATACAAAGAAAAAATGAAATTAACAGCGGATATCATTAATTATAATTTTTATAAACAGTTATTTCAAGCTATTGGTAATGTGACCCTTTTTTTTGATAAAATCAAATTAAAAACTAGTATATTGGAATATAATTTTATACTGAATCAAATTTTTTATAAAAAAAAAAGTGTTATCTATTATGGGGATTATATCATATCTAGTAAAGAAGGTCTTTTTTACATTACTAAAAAAAAAGTAGAGTTAAAACATGAAATCAAGTTAATCAGTAAAAATTATACTGTATATGCTAATACGTTGGAATATTTATTTGAAAAAAAGAAAGTTAATTTTCGAAATACTGTCATTATAATACAAAATAAAAATTTAAATAATTTTATTTATGCTAAAAAAGCATTTTTCTTTTTTCAAGAGAAAATGTTTTTTTTTGAAAATTATATAAGTATTCATTATAATGATCAGATTTTTAGAGGAGAAAATTTAATATTTGATCAGAAAAAAAAATGTGGATTCATCAAAAATATTTTATTAGAAGATTTGAAAAAAAAATTTTTTTTGATAAGTGGACATGGAAAATTTGATTTTTATTCTGGTATTCTAGTGTTAGAAAAAAATCCAAAAATCATAAAAATATCAAAAAATGATTTTATTTTTGTTTTTTCAAAAATTTTAAAAATAAGCATAAAAAAAAATTATGAATATTCAATTCAAGCTTTTTCTGTTAAAAGTTTTTTTTTGAATGAATCTATTCAAGGTAAATGTGATCTTTTTAATTATGAATCTTTAAATAATTATATTCAATTTAGTGGAACTCCTATATTTTGGTTTCAAAATAAACAAATTACTGGAAAAGTAATATATATTTATTCTAAAAATGAAAATTATTTAGATTATATTATTATTAAAAACGCTTTATACACAGAAAAAATAAACTCAAAAGAGTTTAATCAAATAGAAGGAAATATCATAACCGGATTTTTTAATAAAGGAAATTTATTGAAAAAAGTAGTAATTAAAGGAAATATTAATAGTATTATATTTCTTTATTATCAAGGAAAAAAAATAATTCATAGATTATCTTGTCGTGTTCTATCGGTGTTTTTAGATAGTAATAAAAAAATTAGAAAAATTCTTTGTGAAAAAGAAACACATTCAGAACTAATTCCTATACATAAAAAAACTCCTAATCCTAAAGAGTTACTTTATCTCCCTAAATTTTCTTGGAAAAAAAAAGATAAACCGGAACAAAATAAAAAACTCTTTATAAAAGAAATAGACAAGTATAAAAAAGAAAGTTTATTAGAAAAAGAAGAAATTAAAACTATGATAAAAAATAAATAG
- a CDS encoding aspartate aminotransferase family protein — protein sequence MKEKELEKDFFQYQTQVNPCPMNIMVDHAEGSYIYGKNGKKYLDFVAGISVNVLGHGNKEIKKAIKKQVDKYLHTMVYGEFIQSPCVKLCKKISENIPHPLTTTYLVNSGTEAVEGALKLAKCYTGREEIISCKQSYHGSTHGSMSVMGHEDYKRPFRPMLPLVKFITFNHVDELINSITEKTAGVILETIQCSSGVILPDHSFLKELRKQCDKKKSLMILDEIQTGFGRTGKLFAFEHYDVVPDILIMGKGMGGGMPISGFVSSKKIMKSFIKTPLGGHLTTFGGNSVSASASLSTLNQLINSDILKQVSLKEKWIKKYLIHNQIKNIYGKGLLLSFELKNKKTVDKVLKNCIKKGLILFRFLFHNNFVRISPPLTITKEEIQKGCSIIIESLNKL from the coding sequence ATGAAAGAAAAAGAATTAGAAAAAGATTTTTTTCAATATCAAACTCAAGTTAATCCATGTCCTATGAATATTATGGTAGATCATGCTGAAGGCAGTTATATTTATGGAAAAAATGGTAAAAAATATCTGGATTTTGTAGCAGGTATTTCCGTTAATGTATTAGGACATGGAAATAAAGAAATAAAAAAAGCCATAAAAAAACAAGTTGATAAATATTTGCATACTATGGTATATGGAGAATTCATACAAAGTCCTTGTGTAAAACTTTGTAAAAAAATATCAGAAAATATTCCACACCCGCTTACTACCACTTATTTAGTAAATTCAGGAACGGAAGCTGTTGAAGGTGCTTTAAAACTAGCTAAATGTTATACAGGTAGAGAAGAAATTATATCCTGCAAACAATCTTATCATGGAAGCACACATGGTTCTATGAGTGTAATGGGACATGAAGATTATAAAAGACCTTTTAGACCGATGTTGCCTTTGGTTAAATTTATTACATTTAATCATGTAGATGAATTAATTAATTCTATTACAGAAAAAACTGCTGGCGTCATTTTAGAAACAATTCAATGTTCTTCTGGAGTTATATTGCCAGATCATTCTTTTTTGAAAGAATTAAGAAAACAGTGTGATAAAAAGAAATCTTTAATGATACTTGATGAGATCCAAACTGGATTTGGAAGAACAGGAAAACTTTTTGCATTTGAACATTATGACGTTGTTCCTGATATTTTGATAATGGGAAAAGGAATGGGAGGCGGAATGCCTATCAGTGGATTTGTCTCATCGAAAAAAATTATGAAATCTTTCATAAAAACACCTTTAGGTGGACATTTAACTACTTTTGGAGGAAATTCTGTTTCTGCTTCTGCTTCTTTATCTACTTTAAATCAGCTTATTAATTCTGATATATTGAAACAAGTTTCATTAAAAGAAAAGTGGATTAAGAAATATTTGATTCATAATCAAATCAAAAATATTTATGGAAAAGGTCTTTTGTTGTCTTTTGAATTAAAAAATAAAAAGACAGTGGATAAAGTTTTAAAAAACTGTATAAAAAAAGGATTAATATTATTTCGTTTTCTGTTTCACAATAATTTTGTACGTATATCTCCTCCGTTGACTATTACGAAAGAAGAAATACAAAAAGGATGTTCTATTATTATTGAAAGTTTAAATAAACTTTAA
- the truA gene encoding tRNA pseudouridine(38-40) synthase TruA, with translation MRFFIELSYNGKHFFGWQIQKKVNTVEEKLEYCLSKLLKRSINVVGAGRTDKGVHAKQMFAHFDYEKKIGNNFLYRLNIFLPKSIRVLNIFPVKKNIHARFDAIKRTYKYYLTKEKNPFNQDFSWYCFYSLDIKKMNTASQKLLGNKDFSSFCKKKRTNENNICHIYHAYWTEYNSDDNNILCFTIEANRFLRSMVRVIIGTLIDVGRDKISINEFTKIIELNNSDFCKSIVPACGLFLNHVLYPEDIFL, from the coding sequence TTGAGATTTTTTATTGAATTATCTTATAATGGTAAACATTTTTTTGGATGGCAAATTCAAAAAAAAGTAAATACAGTAGAAGAAAAATTAGAATATTGTCTTTCAAAATTATTGAAAAGATCTATAAATGTTGTAGGTGCTGGAAGAACGGATAAAGGAGTTCATGCTAAACAAATGTTTGCCCATTTTGATTACGAAAAAAAAATTGGAAATAATTTTTTGTATAGACTAAATATTTTTTTACCCAAATCTATTAGAGTCCTCAATATTTTCCCAGTAAAAAAAAATATTCATGCAAGATTTGATGCTATCAAAAGAACATATAAATATTATTTAACAAAAGAAAAAAATCCATTCAATCAAGATTTTTCTTGGTATTGTTTTTATTCACTAGATATTAAAAAAATGAATACAGCTTCTCAAAAACTTTTGGGTAATAAGGACTTTAGTTCTTTTTGTAAAAAGAAAAGAACTAATGAAAATAACATATGTCATATTTATCATGCTTATTGGACGGAATATAATTCGGATGATAATAATATTTTATGTTTTACTATTGAAGCCAATCGATTTTTAAGATCAATGGTTAGAGTCATTATAGGTACACTTATTGATGTAGGAAGAGATAAAATTAGTATCAATGAATTTACAAAAATCATAGAATTAAATAATTCTGATTTTTGTAAATCAATAGTTCCTGCATGTGGATTATTCTTAAATCATGTTCTTTATCCAGAAGATATTTTTTTATGA